The following proteins are encoded in a genomic region of Kosakonia oryzae:
- a CDS encoding EAL domain-containing protein, giving the protein MNHSVRRKMLRVVGIIIGVILPVMLSLWFAHIRAVNETASQLRSFAQLALNKTEVVIQQVDSVRAAAEKFHGQICSLEHRKAMLDIVRSSLYVADLIYAHGDQFLCSSVIVPAQSYAIAPAEYKRSPDIAIYYYRNTPFYAGYKMVYMRRGNYVAVINPLSYSDVASEDNSLAYGVYDTVSELFFSLSKSAPLETLKKLIHNKVSTFQQDGRFYTIAHSDKRPIAIIVSTSNAHYFQALYRQVMLLLPLGLICSVLLCFVWSRTRQEFNSPRRMLHRALTKRQLRLHYQPIIDIKNGTCVGAEALLRWPGFNGQVMSPAEFIPLAEKEGMIERITDYVVDEVFSDLGDFLAVVPHLYISINLSAADFHSSRLISLISNKTREHAVRAEQIKIEVTERGFIDVPKTTPVIQAFRQAGYEVAIDDFGTGYSNLHNLYSLNVDILKIDKSFIDTLTTNSTSHLIAEHIIEMAQSLRLKIIAEGVETAEQVSWLLKRGVQFCQGWHFARALSPDDFKLWVRHPPSLK; this is encoded by the coding sequence ATGAATCATAGCGTGCGTCGCAAGATGCTCAGAGTCGTCGGGATCATCATAGGAGTCATCCTGCCGGTGATGCTGTCGCTATGGTTTGCACATATCCGAGCAGTAAATGAAACTGCCTCCCAGCTCCGTTCTTTTGCCCAACTGGCGTTAAATAAAACTGAAGTGGTTATCCAGCAAGTGGATAGCGTTCGTGCCGCGGCGGAAAAATTTCACGGTCAGATATGCTCGCTGGAGCATCGTAAAGCGATGCTGGATATTGTGCGCAGCAGTTTGTATGTTGCCGATCTCATTTATGCGCATGGCGACCAATTTTTATGCTCCAGCGTTATTGTCCCCGCGCAATCGTATGCTATCGCGCCCGCAGAGTATAAACGCTCGCCAGACATTGCTATTTATTATTACCGCAATACCCCATTTTATGCCGGTTATAAAATGGTCTATATGCGGCGCGGTAATTACGTTGCGGTGATCAATCCTCTTTCCTATAGCGATGTCGCATCGGAAGATAACTCGCTGGCTTATGGCGTCTACGACACCGTGAGCGAATTATTTTTCTCCCTCAGTAAAAGCGCGCCCCTGGAGACGCTGAAGAAGCTGATTCACAACAAGGTATCAACCTTCCAGCAGGACGGGCGTTTTTACACCATTGCGCATTCGGATAAACGTCCGATTGCTATTATTGTTTCGACCTCTAATGCGCACTATTTTCAGGCGCTGTATCGTCAGGTGATGCTGCTGCTACCGCTGGGGCTAATTTGCAGCGTGCTCCTTTGTTTCGTGTGGTCACGAACACGACAAGAATTTAACTCGCCCCGCCGTATGCTCCACCGCGCGTTAACCAAACGCCAGCTTCGACTCCACTATCAACCGATTATCGATATTAAAAATGGCACCTGCGTCGGCGCTGAGGCGTTGTTACGCTGGCCGGGTTTTAATGGCCAGGTGATGAGCCCGGCGGAATTTATTCCGCTGGCGGAAAAAGAGGGGATGATCGAACGCATCACGGATTATGTCGTCGATGAAGTGTTTAGCGATCTCGGCGACTTCCTGGCGGTGGTGCCGCATCTTTATATTTCGATTAACTTATCGGCTGCGGATTTTCACTCTTCGCGTCTTATTTCACTGATTTCCAATAAGACCAGGGAACATGCGGTACGCGCGGAGCAGATTAAGATCGAAGTTACGGAGCGCGGGTTTATCGATGTGCCAAAAACCACGCCGGTGATTCAGGCGTTTCGTCAGGCGGGTTATGAAGTGGCGATTGATGATTTCGGTACCGGCTATTCCAACCTGCACAACCTCTATTCGTTGAATGTTGATATCCTGAAAATCGACAAATCTTTTATCGACACGCTGACCACCAACAGCACCAGTCATCTGATTGCTGAACATATTATTGAGATGGCGCAGAGTCTGCGCCTGAAGATTATTGCCGAAGGGGTGGAGACGGCAGAGCAGGTAAGCTGGCTGCTGAAGCGCGGCGTACAGTTCTGCCAGGGCTGGCACTTTGCCAGAGCGTTGTCGCCTGATGACTTTAAACTCTGGGTGCGGCATCCGCCCTCATTAAAATGA
- a CDS encoding GGDEF domain-containing protein, which produces MKTENLAVSLGDGAAALTLLAKLMPWLAAQRSMEDILSVINASLGAHLAWVVIEQDDAWQIACNGEVACTLRDAQTLLEQLQLRRNQRAWRVICWRRHVGKLLFPTQSFTTNKLQSGILCKLNYRDTSVKGYFFLAFAYPLPSLSIIKNVVIILVEKLKDYMEEILVRERAAKEMQRVVTQYKALFDRAPVLMNSFDKTNRCILWNGECERLFGWNINELNQQPDPLALFFPDPEMRQKIRSSINTSPAVDMHEWHPIRRDGQVLTVLWSNILLPDRSILSIGLDITERKKVERQLEKKATIDDLTGCYNRFAMLRKLKEALVQCKPEDSRSHFSLLMLDLDHFKNINDRWGHLTGDAALVHFCDQIREHSDPSYLFGRLGGEEFLILMPHADRKNALRFSQKIRAALARSPLLSGCEKIPLSFSAGLVFVCGEQTDTSVLLTLADNALYDAKRNGRSKTVVASAFYK; this is translated from the coding sequence ATGAAAACAGAGAATTTAGCCGTTTCTTTAGGAGACGGTGCTGCGGCGTTGACGCTTCTGGCGAAGTTGATGCCGTGGCTCGCTGCACAACGCTCCATGGAAGATATATTATCGGTCATCAATGCGTCCCTGGGCGCGCATCTTGCCTGGGTGGTGATCGAGCAGGACGACGCATGGCAGATAGCCTGCAACGGAGAGGTGGCGTGTACGCTCCGCGATGCACAGACCCTGCTGGAACAGTTGCAACTGCGTCGTAATCAGCGCGCATGGCGCGTTATATGTTGGCGACGGCATGTCGGGAAATTATTATTTCCGACACAGTCATTCACCACCAATAAATTGCAAAGCGGCATATTATGTAAGCTGAATTATAGAGATACGAGTGTCAAAGGTTATTTCTTTTTAGCGTTTGCCTATCCTTTGCCTTCACTGTCAATAATCAAGAACGTGGTTATTATTCTGGTGGAGAAGCTTAAAGATTATATGGAGGAAATTCTTGTCAGAGAACGTGCCGCTAAAGAAATGCAGCGCGTCGTGACGCAATATAAAGCACTGTTCGATCGTGCCCCGGTTTTAATGAATTCTTTCGATAAAACGAATCGCTGTATTTTATGGAATGGCGAATGTGAACGTTTATTTGGCTGGAATATTAACGAGCTTAATCAGCAGCCCGATCCATTAGCACTCTTTTTCCCCGATCCGGAGATGCGCCAGAAAATTCGCTCTTCGATTAATACTTCGCCCGCCGTCGATATGCATGAGTGGCATCCGATACGGCGCGATGGCCAGGTGCTGACCGTGCTTTGGTCAAATATTTTACTGCCTGACCGCTCGATCCTGAGTATTGGCCTGGATATCACCGAGCGTAAAAAAGTGGAGCGGCAACTGGAGAAAAAAGCAACGATTGACGATTTGACCGGCTGCTATAATCGTTTCGCTATGCTACGGAAGTTAAAGGAGGCGCTGGTACAGTGCAAACCTGAGGATTCCCGTAGCCATTTCAGTCTGTTAATGCTGGATCTGGACCACTTCAAAAATATCAATGATCGCTGGGGACATCTGACGGGCGACGCAGCGCTGGTGCATTTTTGTGACCAGATTCGTGAGCATAGCGATCCGTCTTATCTCTTTGGTCGCCTGGGTGGTGAGGAATTTCTGATTTTGATGCCGCACGCCGATCGTAAAAATGCGCTGCGTTTTAGCCAAAAAATTCGTGCGGCATTAGCCCGTTCACCGTTGTTAAGCGGCTGTGAAAAGATCCCATTATCCTTTAGCGCAGGTTTAGTATTCGTGTGCGGAGAGCAGACAGATACTTCAGTTTTACTTACGCTTGCCGACAACGCGCTGTACGATGCAAAACGTAACGGACGCAGTAAAACAGTGGTCGCCAGCGCTTTTTATAAATAA
- a CDS encoding YjcB family protein — protein MATFTTSVVLLRWQLLSAVLMFMASTLNIRFRRADYIGLAVISSGMGLAAACWFATGLLGITVMDLTNIWHNVVQAMADVSSKAPPDWPMVIT, from the coding sequence ATGGCTACCTTTACCACCAGCGTGGTTCTGTTGCGCTGGCAGTTATTGAGCGCAGTGTTGATGTTTATGGCCAGCACGCTGAATATTCGCTTCCGTCGGGCTGATTATATCGGTCTGGCAGTGATCAGCAGCGGCATGGGTTTAGCGGCGGCGTGCTGGTTTGCGACCGGTCTGCTGGGCATTACAGTAATGGATCTCACCAACATCTGGCACAACGTGGTGCAGGCCATGGCGGACGTCTCGAGTAAAGCCCCGCCAGACTGGCCGATGGTCATTACCTGA
- a CDS encoding ABC transporter permease yields MKTFREKLRGSFLLQTLLLTFLVLALFGPLLNLLIWTVAESWFFPHTLPSQWGLKYWSQVFSPYSDVSGSLSISVLIAVLAVLVCLLISVPAGYALAQRGMPCRAFFMLLFLIPQAFPNLTVYMNVARLFYQWGLNGTIAGVVLVHSVHGLMYSIWISVAAFSSLDPLLARASRNLGAGPVYTFFHIILPQAAPGLIAASIFVFLESLDEFTATFFVGAPDITTLPILLYTASMSGNYQVSSITALILLVPSVLFMLVIHKFMRPEMLSKLGK; encoded by the coding sequence ATGAAGACCTTCCGAGAAAAGCTGCGCGGTAGTTTTCTGCTGCAAACGCTGCTGCTGACATTTCTGGTGCTGGCGCTGTTCGGCCCGCTGCTGAATCTGCTGATCTGGACGGTGGCGGAGAGCTGGTTCTTCCCGCATACGCTGCCGAGCCAGTGGGGGCTGAAATACTGGAGCCAGGTGTTTAGCCCATATAGCGATGTTTCGGGTTCGCTGTCGATAAGCGTGTTGATTGCCGTGCTGGCGGTGCTGGTTTGCCTGCTCATCTCTGTACCGGCTGGTTATGCGCTTGCCCAGCGCGGTATGCCGTGTCGTGCGTTCTTTATGCTGCTGTTTCTGATCCCGCAGGCGTTTCCTAATCTGACGGTGTATATGAACGTGGCGCGGCTGTTTTATCAATGGGGGCTAAATGGCACGATTGCCGGCGTGGTGCTGGTGCACAGCGTACATGGGCTGATGTATTCCATCTGGATAAGCGTCGCGGCATTTTCATCGCTCGATCCGCTGCTGGCGCGCGCGTCGCGCAATTTGGGCGCCGGGCCGGTATATACGTTTTTCCATATTATTCTGCCGCAGGCCGCGCCGGGGCTGATTGCCGCCAGCATCTTTGTGTTTCTGGAATCGCTGGATGAGTTTACCGCTACCTTCTTTGTCGGCGCGCCGGATATTACCACGCTGCCTATTTTGCTTTATACCGCCAGCATGTCGGGCAACTACCAGGTGTCGTCGATCACCGCGCTGATCCTGCTGGTGCCGTCGGTGCTGTTTATGCTGGTGATCCACAAGTTTATGCGCCCCGAGATGCTGTCGAAGCTGGGGAAATAA
- a CDS encoding ABC transporter permease: MRHAMKYLLLVAPATLLIAVFFLWPLGFSLISAFTGEAGQLTLAHFAKVLALYSNDILFTVIVVLTSLAILALLSISIAAIIVLSPFRGIVKTLAFLYRLPLFIPFIVTAQMMRTFLAKNGLMNNVLVAAGVMTPMETTSLLGWSGIIITFVWKQMAFTTLLICGAMSAVDPAHILAAKNLGASRLRILFDIILPQVLPTIGVAMVLSTVTMMSVLSVPLMIGTGTPTMMTVDMAFRVNSYGDYPVANAMGVISYLICALLSWFYLRHSLQAKGAQS; this comes from the coding sequence ATGCGACACGCGATGAAATATTTACTGCTGGTGGCTCCGGCGACGCTGTTGATAGCGGTGTTTTTCCTCTGGCCGCTGGGCTTTTCGTTGATCTCCGCCTTTACCGGCGAGGCAGGGCAACTGACGCTGGCGCATTTTGCTAAAGTGTTGGCGCTTTATTCGAATGACATTCTGTTTACCGTGATTGTTGTGCTGACGTCGCTGGCGATCCTCGCGTTGCTGTCGATCAGCATCGCGGCAATCATTGTGCTGTCGCCATTTCGCGGCATCGTCAAAACGCTGGCCTTTTTGTACCGCCTGCCGCTGTTTATTCCCTTTATTGTGACCGCGCAAATGATGCGCACTTTTCTGGCGAAAAACGGCCTGATGAATAATGTGCTGGTCGCCGCCGGGGTGATGACGCCGATGGAGACCACGTCGCTGCTCGGCTGGAGCGGGATCATTATTACGTTTGTCTGGAAACAGATGGCTTTCACTACACTGCTGATTTGTGGCGCGATGTCGGCGGTCGATCCGGCGCATATTCTGGCAGCAAAAAACCTGGGCGCTTCTCGCCTGCGCATTCTGTTCGACATTATTTTGCCGCAGGTGCTGCCGACAATTGGCGTGGCGATGGTGCTGTCGACCGTGACGATGATGTCGGTTCTCTCTGTGCCGCTGATGATCGGCACCGGTACGCCGACGATGATGACGGTAGATATGGCGTTTCGCGTCAACTCTTACGGTGATTACCCGGTCGCCAACGCCATGGGCGTCATTTCGTATCTGATTTGCGCGCTGCTTTCCTGGTTCTACTTACGCCATAGCCTGCAGGCGAAAGGAGCGCAGTCATGA
- a CDS encoding ABC transporter substrate-binding protein, translating to MSVKTKLAVTAALCLGALHAANAETVLNVATAGDQNMVDYVKTWLGPKFEAAHPGVKVQVIGTGPGDAGSNKIIEKLTAQQQSGAKSWDIDVAVVHQNAGGQLVEKGLLDKYRPAVSTGSMVTAENAKNALGVNVDGYVMPMFLSQTAIAYNSDLVKTPPKSYDELVQWSEKNPKAFGYNGIKNGMSGVSFVVGWMYAYGTSADRLTAQPYDKGVEKEWTQAYAKLKEFNKNVTFTPGNAGTLDMLSRGEITMGPVWVDMFYSWKDQGKLPPSIKLALIAPGMPGQPMYYVVPAHAAQAKLAQEFIALATSPEVQAQGIVKQFNWYPGIDAKYVKAKLDDATWQKLFAEISPQDLAKYGKNFPITHYFDDIKEGYESQVSN from the coding sequence ATGTCCGTAAAAACGAAACTTGCTGTCACAGCCGCACTCTGTTTGGGGGCTCTGCACGCCGCGAACGCCGAAACGGTTCTCAATGTTGCAACGGCGGGCGACCAAAATATGGTGGACTATGTCAAAACCTGGCTGGGGCCGAAATTTGAAGCCGCGCATCCGGGCGTAAAAGTGCAGGTGATCGGCACCGGGCCGGGCGATGCCGGGTCGAATAAGATCATCGAAAAACTGACGGCGCAGCAGCAAAGCGGCGCGAAAAGCTGGGATATCGACGTCGCCGTGGTGCATCAGAACGCCGGGGGACAACTGGTTGAAAAAGGGCTGCTGGACAAATATCGCCCGGCTGTCAGCACCGGCAGCATGGTGACGGCGGAAAACGCGAAAAATGCGCTGGGCGTGAATGTTGATGGCTACGTGATGCCGATGTTCTTAAGCCAGACGGCAATTGCTTATAACAGCGATCTTGTCAAAACGCCGCCGAAATCCTACGACGAACTGGTGCAGTGGTCAGAGAAAAACCCGAAAGCCTTTGGTTATAACGGCATTAAAAATGGTATGTCCGGCGTGAGCTTTGTCGTGGGCTGGATGTATGCCTACGGGACCAGCGCGGATCGTCTTACCGCACAGCCATACGATAAAGGCGTGGAAAAAGAGTGGACCCAGGCTTACGCCAAACTGAAAGAATTCAACAAGAACGTCACCTTTACGCCAGGCAACGCCGGGACGCTGGATATGCTGAGCCGCGGTGAAATCACCATGGGCCCGGTGTGGGTCGATATGTTCTATAGCTGGAAAGATCAGGGCAAGCTGCCGCCGTCGATCAAACTGGCGTTAATTGCGCCGGGTATGCCAGGACAGCCGATGTACTACGTGGTGCCGGCGCATGCCGCGCAGGCCAAACTGGCGCAGGAATTTATTGCGCTGGCGACCAGCCCGGAAGTGCAGGCGCAGGGGATTGTGAAGCAGTTCAACTGGTATCCGGGGATTGACGCGAAATACGTCAAAGCGAAGCTGGATGACGCCACCTGGCAGAAACTGTTCGCGGAAATTTCACCGCAAGATCTGGCGAAATACGGCAAAAACTTCCCGATTACCCACTACTTTGACGACATCAAAGAGGGTTACGAGAGCCAGGTTTCGAACTGA
- a CDS encoding ABC transporter ATP-binding protein produces MSYLQINKLKIGYGNNIVLHDIHLAVEKGEMIALLGPSGCGKTTLLNALCGFVPVRSGTIAINGRDITHSTPEQRNITMVFQSYALWPHFTVAQNIGYGLKVRRLKKEAIQQRVQELLKIVNLEGYADIKVTALSGGQRQRVALARALAIEPDVLVLDEPLSNLDAKVRLNVRHEIKALQKKLGFTSLIVTHDQQEALVMADRIAVLNSGRIEQIGTPEDIYHRPATPFVADFMGADNCLASADDGGKTLYFRSADVTIHAASTQPAPQGLVLEGVIEESAFLGHQYRHSVRCDGQLLLADSPQFWPAQTPVVLHIPQPALHLFEQPL; encoded by the coding sequence ATGAGTTATTTGCAAATTAATAAGCTGAAAATTGGCTACGGCAATAACATCGTTCTCCACGATATTCATTTGGCGGTGGAGAAGGGCGAGATGATCGCATTACTCGGGCCTTCAGGTTGCGGAAAAACCACGCTTCTCAACGCGTTATGCGGATTCGTGCCCGTGCGTTCAGGAACTATCGCCATCAACGGTCGGGATATTACGCACAGCACGCCGGAGCAGCGAAATATCACCATGGTTTTTCAGAGTTATGCGTTGTGGCCGCACTTTACCGTCGCACAAAATATTGGCTATGGCTTAAAAGTGCGTCGCCTGAAAAAAGAAGCGATTCAACAACGGGTGCAGGAATTATTAAAAATCGTCAACCTTGAAGGTTATGCGGATATAAAAGTGACTGCACTTTCCGGCGGCCAGCGTCAGCGCGTGGCACTGGCGCGCGCACTGGCGATTGAACCGGACGTGCTGGTGCTGGATGAGCCGCTGTCGAACCTCGATGCCAAAGTGCGCCTCAATGTGCGCCATGAAATTAAAGCGCTGCAAAAGAAGCTTGGCTTTACCTCGCTGATCGTCACCCACGATCAGCAGGAAGCGCTGGTAATGGCCGATCGCATTGCGGTACTGAATAGCGGGCGTATCGAGCAAATCGGTACGCCGGAAGATATCTATCACCGCCCGGCAACGCCGTTCGTGGCGGATTTTATGGGCGCGGATAACTGCCTGGCGAGCGCGGATGACGGGGGCAAAACCCTCTATTTTCGCAGTGCGGATGTCACCATTCACGCCGCTTCGACTCAGCCTGCGCCGCAGGGGTTAGTGCTGGAGGGCGTGATTGAAGAGAGCGCGTTTCTCGGCCACCAGTACCGGCACAGCGTGCGCTGCGATGGGCAACTTTTGCTCGCCGATTCACCGCAGTTCTGGCCGGCGCAAACGCCCGTGGTGCTGCATATTCCGCAACCGGCGCTGCATCTTTTTGAACAACCTTTGTAA
- a CDS encoding MBL fold metallo-hydrolase, whose protein sequence is MEIDVLGCGSAFSLQQNTSALRVIDRENRQWLIDCGPTIPRALWQRGLDVNAIDAMYFTHVHPDHCTGLTALLNYWKSFQRSKPLIIWSQREQRPVLMQLASLANWPDTTLCFDIDWRDSEPQWRWHGWQVSTAFTHHEIPNLALRIEADGVALFYSGDGRPTPESIALMHHADLAFQECASMTPLTSDASHGDFPGCQALFSQLRLPALGLYHCNDAARPALAQACLTHQGLFVSEDGMRIAVTRRAEGSI, encoded by the coding sequence ATGGAAATAGATGTTCTGGGTTGCGGCAGCGCCTTCTCGCTGCAACAAAATACCTCCGCGCTGCGCGTGATCGACCGTGAAAACCGCCAGTGGTTGATTGATTGCGGCCCCACCATCCCACGCGCGCTGTGGCAGCGCGGCCTTGATGTGAATGCCATCGACGCGATGTACTTCACCCATGTCCACCCGGATCACTGCACCGGGCTGACGGCGCTGCTGAATTACTGGAAAAGTTTTCAGCGCAGCAAACCGCTGATTATCTGGTCGCAGCGCGAACAGCGTCCGGTATTGATGCAACTGGCAAGCCTCGCCAACTGGCCAGACACCACGCTCTGTTTCGACATCGACTGGCGCGACAGCGAACCGCAGTGGCGCTGGCACGGCTGGCAAGTGAGTACGGCGTTTACGCATCATGAAATTCCCAATCTTGCGCTGCGCATTGAAGCAGACGGCGTGGCGCTGTTCTACAGCGGCGACGGACGCCCGACGCCGGAGAGCATCGCGTTGATGCATCATGCGGATCTGGCGTTTCAGGAGTGTGCCTCCATGACGCCGCTGACCAGTGACGCCTCGCACGGCGATTTTCCCGGCTGCCAGGCACTGTTTAGCCAACTGCGTTTACCGGCGCTGGGGTTGTATCACTGCAATGACGCCGCGCGCCCGGCACTGGCGCAGGCCTGCCTTACGCATCAGGGGCTGTTTGTCAGCGAAGATGGCATGCGCATTGCGGTTACGCGCCGCGCGGAGGGGAGCATTTGA
- a CDS encoding LacI family DNA-binding transcriptional regulator — protein sequence MSQAIRKQAVTAEDVAKRAGVSRAVVSRALSSNGSISPATKEKVLRAAQELGYQVNFLAQGLNRQRSHLIGVIVARIGDPFRSSLLEGLLHEIQRRGYQALVTEITGEQDLVTTLRRFTQFRVSGVIVTSGKPPEAIVNECVSQQIPVVGINRHPDIPFVDFVCSDNQRGAQLAAEQLVHVGCRRFGWLINRGSTWAGVMRGEAFERALQQLGVDTQQHLRWISASEEGYDGGWQAALNDEDELPEGIFCANAQLACGFLDGMRQRGKFAPHDFHLIGFDNTPQSGQFSYQLTTLHQDVAEISRRALTRLLERAKNPLQPSRVEWVKVELIHRQTSPRIG from the coding sequence TTGAGTCAGGCAATCCGCAAACAGGCCGTTACGGCGGAAGACGTGGCGAAACGGGCGGGCGTCTCCCGCGCCGTGGTGTCGCGCGCATTAAGCAGCAACGGCAGCATCTCCCCGGCAACCAAAGAGAAAGTACTGCGTGCCGCGCAGGAGCTGGGTTATCAGGTCAATTTTCTCGCGCAGGGGCTGAATCGCCAGCGCAGCCATCTGATTGGCGTGATTGTGGCGCGCATTGGCGATCCGTTTCGCAGCAGCCTGCTGGAGGGGTTACTGCACGAAATCCAGCGGCGTGGCTACCAGGCGCTGGTTACCGAAATTACCGGCGAGCAGGATCTGGTCACCACGCTGCGCCGTTTCACTCAGTTTCGCGTCTCCGGCGTAATTGTTACTTCCGGCAAGCCGCCAGAAGCCATCGTCAACGAGTGCGTCAGCCAGCAGATTCCGGTGGTCGGCATCAATCGCCATCCCGATATCCCCTTTGTCGATTTTGTCTGCTCGGATAACCAGCGCGGCGCACAACTGGCCGCCGAACAGTTGGTTCACGTGGGTTGCCGCCGTTTCGGCTGGCTGATCAACCGTGGCTCTACGTGGGCAGGCGTGATGCGCGGCGAGGCCTTTGAGCGGGCGCTGCAACAACTGGGCGTTGATACACAGCAGCATCTGCGCTGGATAAGCGCCAGCGAAGAGGGCTACGACGGCGGATGGCAGGCTGCGCTCAATGATGAAGACGAATTACCGGAAGGGATCTTCTGCGCCAATGCGCAATTGGCCTGCGGTTTTCTCGACGGCATGCGCCAGCGCGGGAAATTCGCGCCGCACGATTTCCATTTGATAGGCTTTGATAATACGCCGCAAAGCGGCCAGTTCAGTTACCAGCTCACGACGCTGCATCAGGATGTGGCGGAGATCTCGCGCCGGGCGTTAACGCGCCTGCTGGAGCGAGCCAAAAATCCCTTACAGCCTTCCCGCGTTGAGTGGGTTAAGGTGGAATTGATTCACCGACAAACATCGCCACGCATTGGCTAA
- a CDS encoding inositol monophosphatase family protein — protein MTEEFTHALCALIRRLGQQAKQLRDNGLTIEQKGRQDFVSQADVYVENELRAWLKTQRPQDGLLGEERGLEPGSDGIWVIDPIDGTTNFILGMDYWCISVAYVRAHNIELGIIYAPDRNEFFFAQTGKGAYLNEQKLTIREPSPEAVVLGLGRSSRTPPRDYTQTIETLFEHGIEHRRFGAGALMLAHVAAGQVHGYFEAHLHSWDALAGLALIKEAGGMHNDFLASDGLTQGNNAWAASPAVWKRLQPVLLPNG, from the coding sequence ATGACAGAAGAGTTTACCCACGCGCTCTGCGCGTTGATTCGTCGTCTCGGCCAGCAAGCGAAGCAACTTCGCGATAACGGGCTAACGATTGAGCAGAAAGGCCGCCAGGATTTTGTCTCCCAGGCGGATGTGTATGTGGAAAATGAGCTGCGCGCATGGTTGAAAACGCAGCGCCCGCAGGATGGCCTGCTCGGCGAAGAACGCGGGCTGGAACCGGGAAGCGACGGTATCTGGGTTATCGATCCGATCGACGGTACCACCAACTTTATCCTCGGCATGGATTACTGGTGCATCTCCGTCGCCTATGTCCGCGCGCATAACATTGAGCTGGGCATCATTTACGCCCCCGATCGCAACGAGTTCTTCTTCGCGCAAACGGGCAAAGGCGCGTACTTAAACGAGCAGAAATTGACGATCCGCGAGCCGTCACCGGAAGCGGTAGTTCTGGGGCTGGGTCGCTCAAGCCGTACCCCGCCACGCGACTATACGCAAACCATTGAAACCCTGTTTGAGCATGGTATTGAGCACCGCCGTTTTGGCGCAGGCGCGTTGATGCTGGCGCATGTTGCCGCAGGCCAGGTGCATGGCTATTTTGAAGCCCATCTGCATAGCTGGGATGCGCTGGCCGGTCTGGCGTTGATTAAGGAAGCAGGAGGCATGCACAACGATTTTCTCGCCAGTGATGGCCTGACGCAGGGCAACAATGCGTGGGCGGCAAGCCCGGCGGTGTGGAAACGTCTGCAGCCGGTTCTGCTGCCCAACGGTTAA